The sequence GATATCCACCCTGTTATCTCCAGTGATTGTATTGATATTACGGGGCGGCATCGGCGGTATCGAATCGTATTCCCAGTCGTTAACATTATGACATCCGGCTGCGAAAATTATCGCCGCTACAATCAATATCATCTTTTTCATCACATCCTCCGGTTTTGAGTCGGTTGATGCAATATGAATGCCAGAATAAAAAAAGAGGGATTTCGCTCAATTCACGAAATCCCTCTTTTCGATTGTTTTCAAAAATGGACACCTGTGAACAAATTACAGGATATCAGATATCGATAAATTTATCTTCGTAATACATTTTGCGTTTGTTGATTACCGCTACGGCTTTTCCAGTAAGCAACTTTTTGTCGAACGGAGAATTTTTCGATTTCGATTTGAATTTGGAAACATCGACTGTCCAGATCAAATCCGGGTCGATAATTGTAAGATTGGCTTTTTCGCCGGTTTTGAATTTAGGCACGGGCAGGTTGAGAATTTTTCTCGGATTAATCGACAATTTTTCGACAAGTTGTTCCATCGTAATCCGTTTCTTGTGCACCAATTCGCTTATAGCCAGTCCCAATTCGGTTTCGAGACCGAGGATGCCGTTCGGCGCGTAAATAAATTCCATCTCTTTTTCTTCGATCGAATGCGGAGCGTGGTCGCTTGCAATACAGTCAATTGTGCCGTCTTTCAAACCTTCGATTATCGCTTCGACGTCTTCTGCAGATCTCAGCGGAGGGCTCATCTTGAAATTCGTATCATAAGTTTTAAGCGATTCGTCTGTAAGAGTAAAATGGTGCGGAGTAACTTCGGCGGTTACGTTGATATTTCTTTCTTTTGCCCAGCGCACCAGTTCGACCGCTTTTTTAGTGCTGATATGAGCTATGTGGACTTTACCGCCGGTATATTCAGCCATCAGAATATCCCGGATGACAATAATATCTTCGGATACCGAAGGCAGCGGCGGAAGCCCGAGTATAGTGGATGTTATGCCTTCGTTCATTGCTCCGTCGGCAAGCGTTTCGTCTTCGCAATGCTCGATAATCGGTACGTCGAACATTTTCGAATACTCGAGAGCGTTTTTGAGTACCGAGGCCGTTTTAATCGCCACGCCGTCGTCCGAGAATCCGACAGCGCCGGCTTCATATAGCTCGAACATAGGCGAAATTGCTTCGCCCTGTCTCTTCTTTGTGGCTGCCGCAATCGGATAGACTTCCACAAGGTGGTCTTTCGATTTCTCTTTGATATAACGGACGATCTCGGCGCTGTCGATATCCGGAGTAGTATTCGGCATGCATGCAATTTCAGTAAAACCGCCGGCGGCGGCGGCGTTCGAGCCCGTTTCAATCGTCTCTTCGTCTTCCCTGCCCGGCTCCCTCAAATGAACGTGCATATCGAACAATCCCGGGACGCAATATTTACCTGCAAATTCATAAACCGTCGATTTCTCGTAATCCTCTTCCGTCATTCCGCCAACTTTACTTATAATACCGTCTTCGATAAGAAGGTCTTTCTTTTCGTTCAATTTTTGTTCCGGATTCAAAAGCGTTACATCTTTAAGTATAATTTTCATTATTCACCTGAATTAATTCATTGTTCCGAGTAAATAGAGTACCGCCATTCGCACTGCAACTCCGTTGGTTACCTGGTCCAGAATGATTTGATAGGGACCGTCGGCAACTTCGGAAGAAAGCTCCACGCCCCGATTAATAGGACCGGGATGGAGTATCAAAATATTCTTGTTATTTTTTTCCAATCTTTCGGAAGTAATACCGAAAAAGTTATGGTATTCTCTCACGGAAGGAATTCTGCTGCCTGCGTCGCGTTCGAGCTGAATTCTCAATACGTTGAGAACGTCGTTGTTTTTAATCGCCTCGTCGATATTTTTGCAAACTTTAACGCCGAGGTCTTCAATACCGAAGGGAATCATCGTCGAGGGACCGCATACGGACACATTTGCGCCCATTGTTTTCAATCCGAAAATATTCGACATTGCCACGCGGCTGTGAGCTATATCGCCGACAATACAAACGTTCAAGCCTTTCAATGTTCCGAACTTTTCTCTTATCGAATACATATCGAGCAAAGCCTGCGTAGGATGCTCGTGAAGCCCGTCGCCGGCGTTGATAATATTGGCTTTCGAAATTCTGGTAAGAAAATACGGAACGCCGGCTGATTGATGCCTTACCACAATCATATCGACTTTCATCGCTTCGATATTGCGCACGGTATCCTTGAAACTTTCTCCCTTTTTGGCGCTGCTTGTGGAAGTCGAAAAATTTACGGTGTCCGCGGAGAGGCGTTTCTGAGCCAGCTCAAATGATATTCGCGTTCTGGTTGAATTCTCGTAAAAAAGATTAACGATAGTCTTACCCTGGAGTGTGGGCACTTTTTTTATCGGGCGTTCCAATACTTCCCGAAAGGTGGTTGCCGTATCGAGAATCAACTGGATATCTTCTTTCGGAACGCCGTACAATCCGAGCAGGTGTCTGCTTGATAATGACATAAATTACTCACTCTTTGTTGTTGGGAGCATTAACTAAATAGATTGAATCTTCGCCGTCAATTTCTTTCAGTTTAACTTTTATTTCTTCGTTAATCGACGTGGGAATATTTTTTCCGACGAAATCGGCTTTTATCGGCATTTCCCTGTGACCGCGGTCGACAAGGACGCACAATTGAATTGTATTGGGTCTGCCGAGGTCCATAATGGCATCCAAAGCCGCGCGGGCAGTTCGACCCGTGTAAAGAACGTCGTCGATAAGGATAACGTCTTTTTCGTTTATATCGAAGGTAATATTTGTAACGGATACTTCGGGCTGTTTCAAACGCGTACGAAAATCGTCTCTGTAGAGCGTGACGTCGAGAACGCCGAAGGGAGGTTCGTAGTTGTCGATTTCTTTTATTTTATTTTTGATCCTTTCGGCTATAAATTCGCCTCTGGTTCGCATGCCGATCAAAACGATATTTTTCGAACCTTTATTCTTTTCGATTATTTCGTGCGCAAGACGCGTGATGGTTCTGCGCAGCCCTTCTTCGTCGACTATTTTTGCTTTTATGTCCATATAAAAAAAATCCTCGTTGACTTTCGTCGCCGAGGTCCTCTGTTTGGTTAATAAGTGTTTTCGGGTTTCATTCCTTTTTATCTCGCCGGATAAAATTAAAGGATTATTTTAGAAGCAAACTTAATACAATTGGGACAAAAAGTAAACCGAAAGATCGGATTTTGTCCGTATTATTTTTCGGATTCCGTAATAATTTCGAAAATGTAGTTTTCCGAGCCCATTAAATCCTTAATCGTCAGGCGTTCGGTGACCGTATCGATAGAATCCTGGATAATTTTCCAGAGCGAACGGAGAGAGCAATCGATGGAATTAGTGCAAAAATCGGCGGCGCCGGAATGCGACTGGCAAAACGAGTCGTCATAGAGCCGTCCGCCCAAAGATTCGAGCACTTCTTTAACCTTAATTTCTTCCGGGGGACGAGCCAATGTATATCCGCCCGTCTGTCCCCGTTCGGCAACAAGAAACCCTCCGAGTCGCAACAAACGCAAAATTTTACCGACGTTGTGATGTGAAATCTTTTCGGCGCCCGCTATTTCGGGAATAGTCAAAGATTTACCGGCGCGGTAAAATTTTGCAATTCGAAGCAATAACCTGAGACCGTATTCTTCTTGTGAACTGAATTTCAAATCATCCCTCCTTATGCAAGAGGTATTTTAGAGCCGCATGATTTGGCGTTTACAAGTTTATCGTATTTTTCTTTCGGTATCGAAGGACCATTGTTCGAGCAATGCTGCTCGAAAACTTTAGTCAATTCTTCGGCAATTTCCTCGGCATATCTGCCTTCGATACGATGGCGCGGCAGGAAGTAAATTACTTTGCCGTTTTTAATCAAAGCCATCGAAGGAGAAGAAGGCGGATAATCGTCCAAAATATTTTCCCGGATAAAATCGACTGCGTCTCTGTCCTGCCCCGCAAATGCTGTTACAAATTTATCGGGGATTACCGAATGCTGAAGCGCCAGAGTAGCCGCAGGGCGCGCGCTGCCGGCGGCGCATCCGCAAACGGAATTTATTACCAGAAAAATCGTTTTATCCTGATTTCCGGAGAAAACCTCTTTCGCTTTTTCCGGAGTAAGCAGTTCTTCGAAGCCGACGTAAGTAAGTTCGTCCCTCATCGGTTGAACCGCTTCGGGATCGTAAATAGGCGGCTTTTGATTTATATTAAACATAACTTTCCTTTCTTTTTTGATTATAGAAATCCGAGTTCTAGTTTGGCTTCCTCGCTCATTTTATCCATACTCCACGGCGGCTCCCAAACCAGATCGAGATAAACGTCTTTGACGCCTTTGACTTTCTTTACTTTTTCTTTTACTTCGATCGGAAGACTTTCCGCCACAGGGCAATTCGGCGAAGTGAGCGTCATCTTGATATAAGCGTTGCCTTCGTCGTCAACGCGCAAATCGTAAATCAAACCCAGTTCCCAGATATCTACCGGAATTTCCGGGTCGTAACATGTCTTAAGAACGGCAATAATTTCCTGCTCCAATTTTCCTTTGTCTGTCATAGTTTACTCGAATATTTTTTTGACTTTCAATAAACCTTCGTAAAGTTTATCGATTTCTTCTTTAGTATTGTAAAACGAGAACGAAGCCCGCGCCGTAGCCGGCACGCCGAACCGTTTCATTATCGGCTGAGTGCAGTGATGTCCCGTTCTGATTGCAATTCCGTCGGTGTCGATAATCGTACCGATATCGTAAGGATGAATTCCGTCGATGACGAACGAAATTACCGAAGCTTTTTCGCCTGCATTGCCGATTATCTTCAGACCGTCGATTTCCGAAAGGCGTTCGGTGGCATATTTCAAAAGCATATCCTCGTAGTCCGACAGTTCCGCACGGTCGAATTGATTGACATAATCGATTGCCGCGCCGAGTCCGATACCGCCTGCAATATTGGGAGTGCCCGCTTCGAATTTTTTGGGAATATCCTCGAATGTGGTTTTTTCGAACGTCACCGTTCTGATCATATCGCCGCCGCCCTGATACGGAGGCATCATTTCAAGAAATTCAGCCTTGCCGTAGAGAACTCCGATGCCCGTAGGTCCGAAAACTTTATGACCCGAGAAGGCATAAAAATCGGCGTCGAGTTCCTGGACGTCCACTTTCAAATGCGACATTGCCTGAGCGCCGTCGACCAGTACGGGAATGTTTTTCGAATGCGCAATCTCTACGATTTTTTTTATCGGGTTTATCGTGCCGAGCGTATTTGAAATGTGAACCACGGAGACCAAGCGCGTTTTATCGGATATCATGCTTTCGAACGCTTCCAGGTCTAACTCGCCCGCGTCATTAATCGGAATGACTTTCAAATTTATTTTCTTGCGGTCTCTTATTAACTGCCACGGAACAATGTTCGAATGGTGTTCCATATTGGAGACAATAACTTCGTCCCCTTCGGAAAAATATTTCGAACGGCAAAGACTCGAAGCCACCAAATTTATAGCTTCGGTAGTGCCCCTTACGAAAATTATTTCCGAGGCGCTAATTGCGTTTATAAATTCCTTGACCTTCAGACGCGCGTTCTCGTATTGCTCGGTCGCCAGCTCGCTCAGAAAATAAAGACCCCTGTGTATATTGGCGTTGTCGTAAGTGTAATAATTCGTAAGAGCGT comes from Melioribacter roseus P3M-2 and encodes:
- a CDS encoding dihydroorotase, giving the protein MKIILKDVTLLNPEQKLNEKKDLLIEDGIISKVGGMTEEDYEKSTVYEFAGKYCVPGLFDMHVHLREPGREDEETIETGSNAAAAGGFTEIACMPNTTPDIDSAEIVRYIKEKSKDHLVEVYPIAAATKKRQGEAISPMFELYEAGAVGFSDDGVAIKTASVLKNALEYSKMFDVPIIEHCEDETLADGAMNEGITSTILGLPPLPSVSEDIIVIRDILMAEYTGGKVHIAHISTKKAVELVRWAKERNINVTAEVTPHHFTLTDESLKTYDTNFKMSPPLRSAEDVEAIIEGLKDGTIDCIASDHAPHSIEEKEMEFIYAPNGILGLETELGLAISELVHKKRITMEQLVEKLSINPRKILNLPVPKFKTGEKANLTIIDPDLIWTVDVSKFKSKSKNSPFDKKLLTGKAVAVINKRKMYYEDKFIDI
- a CDS encoding BrxA/BrxB family bacilliredoxin; translated protein: MFNINQKPPIYDPEAVQPMRDELTYVGFEELLTPEKAKEVFSGNQDKTIFLVINSVCGCAAGSARPAATLALQHSVIPDKFVTAFAGQDRDAVDFIRENILDDYPPSSPSMALIKNGKVIYFLPRHRIEGRYAEEIAEELTKVFEQHCSNNGPSIPKEKYDKLVNAKSCGSKIPLA
- a CDS encoding aspartate carbamoyltransferase catalytic subunit yields the protein MSLSSRHLLGLYGVPKEDIQLILDTATTFREVLERPIKKVPTLQGKTIVNLFYENSTRTRISFELAQKRLSADTVNFSTSTSSAKKGESFKDTVRNIEAMKVDMIVVRHQSAGVPYFLTRISKANIINAGDGLHEHPTQALLDMYSIREKFGTLKGLNVCIVGDIAHSRVAMSNIFGLKTMGANVSVCGPSTMIPFGIEDLGVKVCKNIDEAIKNNDVLNVLRIQLERDAGSRIPSVREYHNFFGITSERLEKNNKNILILHPGPINRGVELSSEVADGPYQIILDQVTNGVAVRMAVLYLLGTMN
- a CDS encoding aminotransferase class V-fold PLP-dependent enzyme produces the protein MQKTDKLVKKKFDVDEVRNDFPILKRLVNDKPLVYLDNAATTQKPQSVIDALTNYYTYDNANIHRGLYFLSELATEQYENARLKVKEFINAISASEIIFVRGTTEAINLVASSLCRSKYFSEGDEVIVSNMEHHSNIVPWQLIRDRKKINLKVIPINDAGELDLEAFESMISDKTRLVSVVHISNTLGTINPIKKIVEIAHSKNIPVLVDGAQAMSHLKVDVQELDADFYAFSGHKVFGPTGIGVLYGKAEFLEMMPPYQGGGDMIRTVTFEKTTFEDIPKKFEAGTPNIAGGIGLGAAIDYVNQFDRAELSDYEDMLLKYATERLSEIDGLKIIGNAGEKASVISFVIDGIHPYDIGTIIDTDGIAIRTGHHCTQPIMKRFGVPATARASFSFYNTKEEIDKLYEGLLKVKKIFE
- a CDS encoding Rrf2 family transcriptional regulator yields the protein MKFSSQEEYGLRLLLRIAKFYRAGKSLTIPEIAGAEKISHHNVGKILRLLRLGGFLVAERGQTGGYTLARPPEEIKVKEVLESLGGRLYDDSFCQSHSGAADFCTNSIDCSLRSLWKIIQDSIDTVTERLTIKDLMGSENYIFEIITESEK
- a CDS encoding SUF system Fe-S cluster assembly protein, which produces MTDKGKLEQEIIAVLKTCYDPEIPVDIWELGLIYDLRVDDEGNAYIKMTLTSPNCPVAESLPIEVKEKVKKVKGVKDVYLDLVWEPPWSMDKMSEEAKLELGFL
- the pyrR gene encoding bifunctional pyr operon transcriptional regulator/uracil phosphoribosyltransferase PyrR, whose product is MDIKAKIVDEEGLRRTITRLAHEIIEKNKGSKNIVLIGMRTRGEFIAERIKNKIKEIDNYEPPFGVLDVTLYRDDFRTRLKQPEVSVTNITFDINEKDVILIDDVLYTGRTARAALDAIMDLGRPNTIQLCVLVDRGHREMPIKADFVGKNIPTSINEEIKVKLKEIDGEDSIYLVNAPNNKE